In the Ipomoea triloba cultivar NCNSP0323 chromosome 6, ASM357664v1 genome, one interval contains:
- the LOC116022780 gene encoding uncharacterized protein LOC116022780: MVEAKSLKKAVVPATLFEHPSPGSLQSTRLALHVNGTDGDSCWVYIASGCRIYKLLISTKNSSVGLGKEDLLIPEQTEVLDSAVVSRCPHRSEIQSIVLAETESTGCSILGSVDSYGHVIVSKLETCGKDVDRSTFSISPRDSGVGEGSWAGLCFNPTQWSMAAVAHSFGKSVDVYDQDIHLRTLRTLRYPTSLTFMQNLSGQGESSILAITEGCQLSIWDLRTKENGGCVHRICGTVGDIWYAVCNSSNGTIAVGGADRTVSVYDPRRWATLSRWLNCSKYEITRLAFSSVDSDYIYVQGVDYEVLCGQWRDGKKAFSFRGDSNWLGFNKCSDRDLVGGWCDSGSLFVADVVCRKSKSHVENLDSSNGNGLLIS, translated from the exons ATGGTGGAGGCGAAGAGCTTGAAGAAAGCGGTGGTTCCGGCCACCCTCTTCGAACACCCTTCTCCGGGAAGCCTCCAGTCCACTCGTCTTGCCCTCCAT GTCAATGGTACCGACGGCGACTCTTGTTGGGTGTATATTGCTTCTGGTTGCCGCATTTACAAACTCCTT ATTTCAACAAAGAATTCATCGGTTGGTCTAGGGAAGGAGGATCTCCTAATTCCTGAGCAAACAGAG GTTCTGGACTCTGCAGTTGTCAGCCGCTGCCCTCATCGCTCGGAAATACAATCCATAGTGCTTGCTGAAACTGAAA GCACTGGTTGCTCAATTTTAGGAAGTGTGGACTCTTATGGACATGTTATAGTTTCTAAATTAGAAACTTGTGGCAAAG ATGTTGATAGGTCGACCTTTTCAATCTCTCCCCGGGATAGTGGTGTTGGAGAAGGTAGCTGGGCTGGCCTGTGCTTCAATCCAACTCAGTGGTCCATG GCAGCTGTTGCGCACAGTTTTGGCAAGAGCGTTGATGTCTATGACCAAGATATTCATCTTCGCACTTTACGCAC ATTGCGGTATCCAACTTCACTAACATTTATGCAAAATTTGAGTGGTCAGGGTGAAAGTTCCATTTTAGCCATCACAGAAGGGTGCCAG CTTAGTATATGGGATTTACGAACGAAAGAAAATGGAGGGTGTGTGCATAGAATTTGTGGGACAGTAGGGGATATCTGGTATGCAGTCTGTAATTCTTCGAATGGCACTATTGCGGTGGGTGGAGCTGATCGCACCGTTTCTGTTTATGACCCTCGCAG ATGGGCGACACTGTCAAGGTGGTTGAACTGCTCAAAATATGAG ATAACAAGGCTTGCTTTCTCATCAGTCGATTCAGATTACATCTATGTGCAAGGAGTAGATTATGAG GTTCTGTGTGGACAGTGGAGAGATGGCAAGAAAGCATTTTCATTTAGAGGAGATTCAAATTGGCTTGGGTTCAACAAG TGTTCTGACAGGGACCTTGTTGGGGGATGGTGCGATTCAGGGAGCTTGTTCGTGGCTGATGTTGTTTGCAGGAAGAGCAAATCACACGTGGAAAATTTAGATTCATCTAATGGAAATGGACTCTTGATCTCTTAA
- the LOC116022760 gene encoding trihelix transcription factor GT-2-like gives MLDFSGGIVRDGAAEAPESGGEAHFGGEDAAARAEEGGGERNSGGNRWPRQETIALLTIRTEMDAGFRDSSHKAPLWEEVSRKMAELGYRRSSKKCKEKFENVYKYHKRTKDGRAFKSDGKSYRFFDQLEAFGNHSTPPPAVVSAPVPAGGGQVTVSSIPEPFSAPIPANSPSFPPPSQPQLGAPAEKGGGNVFPVGRNNNNSSASLLWCQTSSSSTSSDEDIQRRRGRKRRRKDFFERLMRDVIEKQENMQKKFLETIEKREIERTAREEAWRAQETARINRDHDLLIQERSMAAAKDAAVIKLLQTIAEKNNIQIPAAACGGAFQPPPPQTTVAPPPTTVTPPPTAVAPPPTAVSPPSTAVAPPPTDNNNNSPVHNSRWPKPEIEALIRIRTSMDTKYQENGPKGPLWEEVAAEMQKLGHRRNAKRCKEKWENINKYFKKVKESNKKRPEDSKTCPYFHQLEALYKEKSKIEASMHPLEAENSPIMARPEQQWPPPAAPGHNDDHNDDNEEDDSDNDDNDDAGGGYEVLPTPGSGAATGTAE, from the exons ATGTTGGATTTCTCAGGTGGGATTGTGAGAGATGGGGCGGCGGAAGCGCCGGAGAGCGGCGGCGAGGCTCATTTTGGCGGGGAAGATGCGGCGGCGAGAGCGGAGGAAGGCGGCGGAGAGAGGAATTCCGGCGGGAATAGGTGGCCGCGTCAGGAAACTATAGCTTTGTTGACGATTAGGACGGAAATGGATGCTGGGTTTAGAGATTCCAGCCATAAAGCTCCACTCTGGGAAGAGGTTTCCAG GAAAATGGCGGAGCTTGGGTATCGCCGGAGTTCCAAGAAATGCAAGGAGAAATTCGAGAACGTTTACAAGTATCATAAGAGGACCAAAGACGGCCGGGCTTTCAAATCGGACGGGAAAAGTTACCGGTTTTTTGACCAGCTCGAGGCTTTCGGGAACCATTCTACGCCGCCGCCGGCGGTGGTTAGTGCTCCGGTTCCGGCGGGAGGTGGTCAGGTTACTGTTTCATCGATTCCGGAGCCATTTTCAGCTCCGATTCCGGCGAATTCTCCGTCGTTTCCGCCGCCGTCGCAGCCGCAATTGGGTGCGCCGGCGGAGAAAGGCGGCGGGAATGTGTTTCCGGTGGGccggaataataataattcgtcGGCGAGCTTATTGTGGTGTCAGACATCGTCGTCGTCTACATCTTCCGACGAGGATATCCAGCGGCGGCGCGGGCGGAAGCGGCGGCGCAAGGATTTCTTCGAGCGGCTAATGAGAGATGTGATCGAGAAACAGGAGAATATGCAGAAGAAGTTTCTGGAAACAATCGAGAAACGCGAAATTGAGCGCACGGCGAGAGAAGAAGCGTGGAGAGCTCAAGAAACGGCGAGAATTAACCGCGACCACGACCTTCTAATCCAAGAACGATCCATGGCCGCCGCCAAAGACGCCGCCGTCATTAAACTCCTCCAAACCATCGCCGAAAAAAACAACATTCAAATCCCCGCCGCCGCATGCGGCGGCGCTTTTCAACCTCCGCCGCCGCAAACCACCGTAGCGCCGCCACCAACCACCGTAACGCCGCCGCCAACCGCCGTAGCGCCGCCGCCAACCGCCGTATCGCCGCCATCAACCGCCGTGGCGCCGCCGCCAACtgataacaacaacaattcACCAGTCCACAATTCGCGGTGGCCGAAACCGGAGATAGAAGCGCTGATCAGAATCCGTACGAGCATGGACACGAAGTACCAAGAAAACGGCCCGAAAGGGCCGTTATGGGAGGAGGTGGCGGCGGAGATGCAGAAATTAGGCCACCGCCGGAACGCGAAACGGTGCAAGGAGAAATGGGAGAACATAAACAAATACTTCAAGAAAGTGAAAGAAAGCAATAAGAAACGTCCCGAAGATTCTAAAACGTGTCCCTATTTCCACCAGCTCGAAGCTCTATACAAAGAAAAATCCAAAATCGAAGCTTCTATGCATCCATTAGAGGCCGAAAACAGCCCGATTATGGCCCGGCCGGAGCAGCAATGGCCGCCGCCGGCGGCGCCGGGCCATAACGACGACCACAACGACGACAACGAAGAAGACGacagtgacaatgatgacaacGATGACGCCGGTGGAGGGTATGAGGTTTTGCCAACACCCGGGTCCGGCGCCGCCACTGGTACGGCCGAGTAA